Genomic window (Eremothecium sinecaudum strain ATCC 58844 chromosome VI, complete sequence):
TCTTATGGTTCAGATTTCTTAGAGATGAAGTCTAAGCAGGAGAACAACAACGAGCAGAATAGGAGTCCTGTTATCAATAATGCCAGTAATAACAATGACGGTATAAATGGAGATGATTCGTTTGCTCCATTAAAATCTAGTCTATACATGCAAGATGTGATGCACTTGGGGTTAGATCCCGTTCAGAATATGAAACCGATTACACCATTCACTAGAACTCAGGTTGGAGAGGTTTCTATACCACTGAACGAATATATATCTGCAGCGGTAGATAACAGCGTCCAGTCTGCGACGCCACTTTTAAACCTATATGACCGTATCCTACTCCAAGATGCGAACGGTGGTAATAAAGAGAAGATGAGTTTTTTCACTGACACTTCGAAAACTGAGTTAAATTACAATGACCTAAAAAAGAGACAGCAAAGGATTTCTTCAGAGCATAATACTATTCAAGATCATAACGATCTCAATATCAATTATATGGCATCGTCTAATTATCTGCATTCAAATTCCTCACGAGAATTGGCTAATTCGGACGTCCCTTCCGTTGCATCCGATCCTATGCCTAAAAAGCTGAATAGTTCAGATTCAATATCTTCACTGCTGAACTCCAGCAATGTTGATAAGAGTAATTCCCATTTTTACCAAGATATGCTGCACTGCTCTCTTAATCAAAAGAAACGCTTCTCACAGTCGCCGTCTTTATACAGCATGGATTACACATCCAGCAATGGGCTATCCTCCAATAACAGCAGACCCGCAGACACAATCTCGAATATACCGAATCCATCAGGTTATTCTGGAAATAATACTCAGTTTTCTTCTATTGCGTTGGATAATAGTGTTAAGCAACCTGCGGTTAATACTCTATCTTTAACGCCCAGTTTTCTAGATCTACCTGATGGAAACTATGAAGTTCCCTATCACCAATCGTTTTCAATCCATGGGTCAAAATCAAACAGTACAGACAGATTTAGGCAGCAAGTACCTTACGCGGAACAAAAGGCCCAGTCGAGGCAGCGATCTATTAGCATTCATAAAAACCATCGGTATAGTCAATGTCCTATGGATGGGCCCATTCCGTTGACGGAGTCGCCGGTTGACTCGTCTACTACTGTTAACAATGTTGATCCTGGTGAGCTCTCCGCTTTTGAGACTTCTAACAACATGTTATCTTTTAATCCGCCTTTTTACGTATCTAATTCTACTGATATGGGTGGGCAGAAGACGGGCAGTGATACAACAATACTTATGATGGGGAATGGCAGTAGCAACTCTGTGGTAAATGGCAATAGTTCCAATTATCGTGCAACTATAGGCCTGGGTGCTACCATGGATGGTGCTGCCACCTCCTACACTATTACATCATCTGATGAGGACATTAGTCAGTTTATTGCAGATCAAGGGGGCTCTTCAAAGACACAGTCTAACTTTCCAACCTCAGGTTGGAAAAGGAATGTTGTTGGACCTTCAGCAGCATCTGCTATAGAAGATAATGGACAGCAAAAGGATAACATAGAAGCTGCCAAAAAATCGCCTTTGGACATAAGAAGTAAAAACTCACTGCTCGCGTTCAATGATGATGAGTATGTAGATTTGGAGAGTTTGATAGGTAACTTGTAGTCATATTAATTGGAACTAAGTAACGTAAGGTTCATTGTTATGAATTAACGATCTAGGTAATTGTTTCCTAAATTTCGGATTTCAATGACGTTGTATTGTTTCTAATCATTTATTCATTCACAGGATTAAACAATAGTATATATGAAGGTCATTTGTTTAGAGAAGTATCATTTAGCTTTTCGGTTACTGCGTTCACATCATACCGTTGACTTCTTACCGAATTAGGATTCTCATCATTCAAATATAATGACAACCTTTCGTCCTTTACCTCCAAAATTGAAGCTTGGTCATTGTCTTGTAGAGAAGCAAGTTTTATTATATACTCCAACAGTGATAGAGATTTGCTTGTTTCTGGattaacttcttcttcttcggCACTATCATAGTTTTCTTCCTCGCTACTAGACCCTTCTTCACGTTCTTGCGCCTCTGTAGCTTCTTCTGTGCTCTCATTATCAGAAGTCTCCACTATATCTTCATATTCACCTAGGGCAATCCATTCAATGTTTTCCGTAGATGTAATATGTTCTCGTTCTAGGTTTTTGTCTATTTTCAATACTAAAACTGGCGAATCTCGTTCTTCTAAGTTCAGTAACTTCCCAGAAGCGGTAAAGAATAGCCTTATTACTTTAGCTAGTTGCCAACGTAGCTTGACCGGCTTGTCCTCCTTCAGGTCATGGTACCGACCGTCATCAAAGTTTTCCTTGAATTCAATATAATAGTCGTATTGGATCGGATTTGCTTCCGAAATGGCTGATCTATAAACTCTTAAATCACATCTTGCCATACGTTCTTTCCAGATAATAGTTGAGCTATTATTGAAGATATTGTATGCTGTGACTTCAAACTTTGGCCCTACTTGGATATCAATTTTATTTCCTGTTAATATGGCCTTTTCATTGGACTTCACAATATGATTGGATGCTTGAAGTAACAAACTTGCTGATACATTATTGGGCAATTTCATTGACGTGCTTACACCAGAAGTGGTCATAGACAAATTAATTAATGGTATAACAAGTTCTATGCGATGGATTAATTCCTTCATTTTAGCCTCCAGCAACGAAACTGCGGCTTGATCATGGCTGTCTTTCTTGTTAGATTTTGCGTCTCCTAAATTAGAGGGTGCGAGTATTTCATCCATTTCAAGATTAAATTGTAATAGTTCATCCTTTAAGTCCAGAACTAAGGATAATGTCGAGCCCAAATTCGTATTACCCCGAACAACGCAGAGCTTAATCAAGCCTATAGCATTATCAATAATGTCTATTCTCGTCTCTAACTGCTTCCGAAGCTTTTGTAGACGACTAGCATCTCTTTGCGGGACATGTGTTAAAAACTTGGTAAATTGTTTTATAGCATAAGTTGAGGCGACAGAAACACTAGACTTAATTGCAAATGACACCACCTGGCTTCCAGCCCTGGATAAGAGTTCGTCCATGTCGTCCCAGGCTTTAACTTCAAATGTTGACGTAACGAATGAAGGGTTACACACTACAGAAGATAATAATTATAATAATCTTTAGTTTCACTTCGTTTTTCATGAAAAAGTTCTACCAGATTTTATTCTACAATGGTATTAATTAAAAGTTTATTTATGAAAAAACCAATGAGCTTTCCTCAGTATATGCTAAACTCTATAATGCTAGCCTCCTTGGTTATTATTTACTAATTGCATGCCCTGTCTCACGAACTGTGTTCAGTGAGaaatatattgaaaaacGTAACTAATGTCATTAAAATTGTATTCATTCTTTAGTAGATGATCGTTTGTTCTTGATAATGCACTATGGTTGAGGTGATTCCATGTCGTAGCATCTCCGTATAACATAGCTGGAGCCTTAGTAATCTGTTTACCATTCTTACATCGCTTGCAGTTATAGGTTGTATGAGTATCACAGATTGTTTGAGCATCAAATTGGAACAATTGCTTCAAGTTGTCTGAACTGAACAGACGCTCTACATGCTCCTTCTCATCAACCACACAAGAGCTTAAACTCATCTTCATAGACTGTCTTTGGTAAATTTTTTCTTCTATGGTTCCAGTGCTAATGAACCtataaataaaacaatCCTTTTTCTGCCCATCTCTCCACACACGTGCTAAAGCCTGCTGATCTGCGGCAGGATTCCAATCTGGGTCTAACAGTATCAGCCTGTTTGCACCAATTAAGTTGATACCGCATCCACCAGCCTTTGAACTCAGTAAAAAGATAAACTCATCCCCATCAGGTTTATTGAACTTATCAACCAGCTTTTGTCTCTTATTAATGTTCATTGTCCCATCTAGTCTTAATACGCCATAATGGTTGAAACGACACATTTTTTCGATTAAATCTAGCGTTTGGGTATAATTCGAAATTAATACTATCTTATCGCTCGATTCGGTTCGTATCTTGTACAGAAAACGTTCAAGAATAGCAAATTTACTTGAATGACATGTCTGGACATACGATGCTCCTCTTGAGTTACGAGATGTTGACGTGCTGCTCTGGTAATCCGTAAGTAAATGGTTTGAGCCCTCAATGTCATCAGGAAGATCCAGCAGATCCGGGTGGTTGCATAATTTTTTTAGTAAGCCAATAGCTTTCAAAGGTTGTGATCCAGTGCCCTTTACTAATTTAGCGACTTCCCTTGATTTTACGAAATGTTCATACAGTGCCTTCTGTAAAGGGGAAAGGCTGACAAAGATAACGTGTTCGTATTTACAAGGAAGATATTTGGATAGAATGTCATTGGTACGCCTTATAATGAACTTTGACACTATTTGCGATAGCTGTTGCAGCTTTAACTCCCCTTCTTCAATTTCCTTCTCAGTCGCGTCAGCATCGCGTCCCCTTAAAATTGGAATCTCGAAATCTTTACGGAATTGAGCCCTAGTTCCAAGTAGTCCGGGATTACTAAAACTTAGTAAGGCAAAATATTCCGATAGATCATTTTGGATTGGTGTACCCGAAAGGATTACCCTCCTGGGACAGTTAATGGAGTCTAATGAAGTAAATGTTAACGAGTCACCATTTTTCAAGCGGTGACCTTCATCAGCTAGCATTAGCCCGACTTTGCAACCTTTCAAGTTTTCAATATTACGCCTTAACGTTTCATACGAAATTATAAGCACGGGTTTTACGATATTACGGCCCTGAGCGAGCGCCCATTGACTTATTGACATAGCAACTGATCCATTAGACAATGAGTTCTTCTTGCCGTCTATTGCTAAAGGAGATAACGTGTTAGGGCCTAACCACTTCACGATCTCATTCGCCCAGTTATTGACTAGCGATGATGGGCAGACAATTATGCATTTATCTATCGTAGCTTTGCCTTCTGCGCCTTGTCGAAGCAAGGACCATAACAACGCAATGCACTGTAACGTCTTTCCCAGACCCATTTCATCCGCCATAATACATCCATATGCCCCGCGGTTCTTTTCCACGACGGCATTTTGTACCGCTTCTTCTACAGGAGCTTCTGTCGGTGATGACGATAGGTGCTCAGCGCTCGCGGCCAGCGGTTTCAACACATTCTGCGCATCTAGGAAGTCCTTCATCGCTAAACCAGTGACGCACCTATACAAAAATCGGACTCCCTCGACCTGATGGGGACGCAATATTTTGGCAAGCTTGGGGTCAAGAACAACAGGAACACATGGAAACTTTTTTGACTTGTTATCAGGCGATCCCAGCAACTCTCTTAGGCTCTTATTCCTTACGCCATTTGACATCCTTTCAGGGTGTGCCAAAGTCCTCTTGGCAGGACCCGTTGTTTTCTCTTGACGCTGCACATCCTCGGATCCAGAAACGTCGTTTATGTTCTCTTCACGTATGTCGCCATCTACCGTAGGGTCATACAACACAATTGCAAATTCTTCTGACGGATCATGAAGCGGCCGTGGGGGAGGCGTGATCTTAATCTTCATCCCTAGCGCCAGGGGAATGTTGTGCCGTTGTACATATCCCTTAATCGGAACTGTAAAAGACCTTTTGAGTGTATTCTCTATCTGCTCCAATCTGGACGTGTCGCGTGCAAGCCTAATGGAAGACAATGCATCCACACGCTTGACTCCTACCTTCTCCATATCACCCTCATCCATCCCAGCATAAACCGTTGCAGCTCTCCGCGAAGCTCGAACCCCATACCGTTCGCTGTGTTTCGATTTATCTACCTTGAGGGGTACCTTAAACGGACGCGTTAAAGTACCGTACGCTTCTTCGGTATTCAAGCGCAATGGACGAAGGCTTGGGCGCTCTCCAGCACCAATTCCATTAGGCGGTCTATCTGGAAGCTTTCTTCTCGCCATCGAGTCGATTTTTATACACTATCGGCAGTTGCCACCAACTTATTCTTTGGTTTATAATATCAAAATCACACTCCAGTATGTTATTTGTTACATAATCGCGATGCTCACATTCTCCGGGTAATATCTGAGATCTCAACTTCcagtaaaataaaaattaaaaaaaataaaaaaagGTGCACGACGATCTGTATTTGTTCTTTTAACCCGTTCTAGAATATTTTTTTGCCCCACGATTGCTTCCGACTCATAGTAAGTTTCTTTTTTATACGGAGAGATACGCCCACATAATCCTTTGAGTGCGGAACGCGGACTAGAGAAAAGCCCGTCACCTGAACCCAATTTATTTTTGTCAATTTCCCATTGAGGCAGCGCGGACAAAGATATTTAAAAATATACGTACGGAACACAGAGTAACGCGTTCGCGGAATCTATTTACGTGTGCCGCGATGTTAATTTTTCCATCAATTCGGAGAGATTTCCGATCCCGCCGATAAAAGCACGAAAGAGATGCGCCCTCCACTGAGGACCGATTGTTTCAGCGGTCGAGTCCGTCGAGTGAGGGGAGTTCCCGAAATCCGATGAAACTCCAGGATTGTAGTAGGCTGGTGTGCCTGAGTTTTCGAGTAATTCAAAGGATTTCTTTTTTATTTCCTTTACGATAGATGAATTTACACACACCGGAACAGAGGTATTGCTGGGCTGAATTGGGCTTAAATATTGTTTAGAAGTAGGAAGCTATCTATATATTGCCGAGGGTAGTTgatcttctttttattgAAGATTTGTGTTCGAGAGGCTGTATGTGTATACTGTGGATCTCAAAAGGAAAAAAAGCCCTGTATTAAGCCGTAAATAACCTGCATGGAGCGATGTTTTCGAGTATTGCCATTAACAATAATCATGCGGATAAGTCGCTGCCGGCGCTGCTACTGCTTCCTTCTGTGATACATTTTGAGGCTCGCCAGCAAAACGCGGCCGAAGAGTTCCCGCACCATGGATATGAGGTACAAGGCGATAATTGTAACGGTGACATTTACTACTCGCGACAGCAGCTACTACCGCAACAGCTGCTGCCAGTGCATCTTCCGCGAATGGAGCAAACGACACAAACGCATGCGCCTTCCTCGCTAGATACAGCATCGGAAAAAGTGAACACGCTGACTCCGATCACTGCAGATAGTACTACATTGCATTATGAGGCGTCCTATAGCACTCCTCGATCTCCTGAATCCGGCACTGCTAAATCTGTGTCCCCACCATTGCCAGAAAGTGCTCAACTAGCTGTGCCTCAGGACCAATCACACTTGACTGCATCGTCTCCATCATCTATTAATCAGGAACCAACGGTAATAACTGCATCAAAATATAAGAGACAGCGTACAGGGCCAAGCTGTGACATATGTCGCTCGAAAAAAATCAAATGCGATGCGACGATAACAATTCTTTTTCAAGATCCGAGCGTAACAAGGTCATATAGCAATCAATTGCATTCCCAAGTGAGTGTTTCCGATTTGAGCAGGGAGACATTCACCCAGATACCTAAGGACATTAGAAAAGCACTTTTGACTAAGGAATTGCTACTATTAAAACATATTGATAAACTAATAGCCTTTAAACCATGCACATCATGCTCCAAACGGAAAAACTGTGTCTGTTCATTTAGTAAGGGATTTACTCGGGCAGATATCAATGTTTTTACTAACTTATGCATGAAATTTGGTAAAAGAAGTTCTATTGAACATTTTAACATAGAGGATTATAGAAAATGTGGTTACCAGGtataatatttttataCATATACATATTTGTATATGTATGTAGGTTATCGTCCAAGGCAGTTCAGTAAGGAAACAATCGGGTTTAATGAAAACCCTAATCAGTTACTGCTTCTATAATGAAGTATACCGCTGTACATATAGAACAACGGCGATAGCTAGAAAATAGCAAATTTAATGATCAAGACGAATAAGGTGTGTAATGCTACTACTATCAGTGAGATCACCTTCTTTTGAGGTATCTCATTTAAATCCTCTTGTATCTGCGCGAAAATAATACCACATC
Coding sequences:
- the CUP2 gene encoding Cup2p (Syntenic homolog of Ashbya gossypii AEL295C; Syntenic homolog of Saccharomyces cerevisiae YPR008W (HAA1) and YGL166W (CUP2)), with protein sequence MVLINGLKYACERCIRGHRVTTCNHTDQPLMMIKPKGRPSTTCAHCKELRRNKNTHASGVCTCGREEKRRLLKQAKDGTRSKTKDDKCKCSDSELCVCHKNRQNKTSLKRKNDDNGIIEPDFTEGSSYGSDFLEMKSKQENNNEQNRSPVINNASNNNDGINGDDSFAPLKSSLYMQDVMHLGLDPVQNMKPITPFTRTQVGEVSIPLNEYISAAVDNSVQSATPLLNLYDRILLQDANGGNKEKMSFFTDTSKTELNYNDLKKRQQRISSEHNTIQDHNDLNINYMASSNYLHSNSSRELANSDVPSVASDPMPKKLNSSDSISSLLNSSNVDKSNSHFYQDMLHCSLNQKKRFSQSPSLYSMDYTSSNGLSSNNSRPADTISNIPNPSGYSGNNTQFSSIALDNSVKQPAVNTLSLTPSFLDLPDGNYEVPYHQSFSIHGSKSNSTDRFRQQVPYAEQKAQSRQRSISIHKNHRYSQCPMDGPIPLTESPVDSSTTVNNVDPGELSAFETSNNMLSFNPPFYVSNSTDMGGQKTGSDTTILMMGNGSSNSVVNGNSSNYRATIGLGATMDGAATSYTITSSDEDISQFIADQGGSSKTQSNFPTSGWKRNVVGPSAASAIEDNGQQKDNIEAAKKSPLDIRSKNSLLAFNDDEYVDLESLIGNL
- the YRB30 gene encoding Yrb30p (Syntenic homolog of Ashbya gossypii AEL296W; Syntenic homolog of Saccharomyces cerevisiae YGL164C (YRB30)), translated to MDELLSRAGSQVVSFAIKSSVSVASTYAIKQFTKFLTHVPQRDASRLQKLRKQLETRIDIIDNAIGLIKLCVVRGNTNLGSTLSLVLDLKDELLQFNLEMDEILAPSNLGDAKSNKKDSHDQAAVSLLEAKMKELIHRIELVIPLINLSMTTSGVSTSMKLPNNVSASLLLQASNHIVKSNEKAILTGNKIDIQVGPKFEVTAYNIFNNSSTIIWKERMARCDLRVYRSAISEANPIQYDYYIEFKENFDDGRYHDLKEDKPVKLRWQLAKVIRLFFTASGKLLNLEERDSPVLVLKIDKNLEREHITSTENIEWIALGEYEDIVETSDNESTEEATEAQEREEGSSSEEENYDSAEEEEVNPETSKSLSLLEYIIKLASLQDNDQASILEVKDERLSLYLNDENPNSVRSQRYDVNAVTEKLNDTSLNK
- the RAD54 gene encoding DNA-dependent ATPase RAD54 (Syntenic homolog of Ashbya gossypii AEL297W; Syntenic homolog of Saccharomyces cerevisiae YGL163C (RAD54)), translated to MARRKLPDRPPNGIGAGERPSLRPLRLNTEEAYGTLTRPFKVPLKVDKSKHSERYGVRASRRAATVYAGMDEGDMEKVGVKRVDALSSIRLARDTSRLEQIENTLKRSFTVPIKGYVQRHNIPLALGMKIKITPPPRPLHDPSEEFAIVLYDPTVDGDIREENINDVSGSEDVQRQEKTTGPAKRTLAHPERMSNGVRNKSLRELLGSPDNKSKKFPCVPVVLDPKLAKILRPHQVEGVRFLYRCVTGLAMKDFLDAQNVLKPLAASAEHLSSSPTEAPVEEAVQNAVVEKNRGAYGCIMADEMGLGKTLQCIALLWSLLRQGAEGKATIDKCIIVCPSSLVNNWANEIVKWLGPNTLSPLAIDGKKNSLSNGSVAMSISQWALAQGRNIVKPVLIISYETLRRNIENLKGCKVGLMLADEGHRLKNGDSLTFTSLDSINCPRRVILSGTPIQNDLSEYFALLSFSNPGLLGTRAQFRKDFEIPILRGRDADATEKEIEEGELKLQQLSQIVSKFIIRRTNDILSKYLPCKYEHVIFVSLSPLQKALYEHFVKSREVAKLVKGTGSQPLKAIGLLKKLCNHPDLLDLPDDIEGSNHLLTDYQSSTSTSRNSRGASYVQTCHSSKFAILERFLYKIRTESSDKIVLISNYTQTLDLIEKMCRFNHYGVLRLDGTMNINKRQKLVDKFNKPDGDEFIFLLSSKAGGCGINLIGANRLILLDPDWNPAADQQALARVWRDGQKKDCFIYRFISTGTIEEKIYQRQSMKMSLSSCVVDEKEHVERLFSSDNLKQLFQFDAQTICDTHTTYNCKRCKNGKQITKAPAMLYGDATTWNHLNHSALSRTNDHLLKNEYNFNDISYVFQYISH
- the SUT1 gene encoding Sut1p (Syntenic homolog of Ashbya gossypii AEL298C; Syntenic homolog of Saccharomyces cerevisiae YPR009W (SUT2) and YGL162W (SUT1)), with translation MFSSIAINNNHADKSLPALLLLPSVIHFEARQQNAAEEFPHHGYEVQGDNCNGDIYYSRQQLLPQQLLPVHLPRMEQTTQTHAPSSLDTASEKVNTLTPITADSTTLHYEASYSTPRSPESGTAKSVSPPLPESAQLAVPQDQSHLTASSPSSINQEPTVITASKYKRQRTGPSCDICRSKKIKCDATITILFQDPSVTRSYSNQLHSQVSVSDLSRETFTQIPKDIRKALLTKELLLLKHIDKLIAFKPCTSCSKRKNCVCSFSKGFTRADINVFTNLCMKFGKRSSIEHFNIEDYRKCGYQV